The following are encoded in a window of Roseimaritima ulvae genomic DNA:
- the hisA gene encoding 1-(5-phosphoribosyl)-5-[(5-phosphoribosylamino)methylideneamino]imidazole-4-carboxamide isomerase — MEIWPAIDLRHGRCVRLQQGDYDRETVFGEDPAAMARRWVVAGARRLHLVDLDAARGDDPAENLAAVRAILQAVDVPCQLGGGVRSDETIDELLAMGLSRLVVGSAALKRPEWFAAMCDAHPGRLAAGIDAREGMVATDGWLETSTTPAITLARDLRQRSENIAAIIYTDIAKDGMLQGPNLAGLKEMAAATDIPLVASGGVTTIDDVQALVDAQMPAAIIGRALYEGHLDLPEVLEVAGESVD; from the coding sequence GTGGAAATCTGGCCCGCAATTGACCTCCGGCACGGCCGCTGCGTGCGGCTGCAGCAAGGTGATTACGATCGTGAAACCGTGTTTGGCGAAGATCCCGCCGCGATGGCTCGACGCTGGGTGGTAGCCGGCGCCCGGCGGCTACACCTGGTGGATCTGGATGCGGCCCGGGGCGACGATCCGGCCGAAAATCTGGCCGCCGTGCGAGCCATCCTGCAAGCGGTGGACGTGCCCTGCCAGTTGGGCGGCGGTGTTCGCAGCGATGAAACGATCGACGAGCTGCTGGCGATGGGGCTGTCGCGACTGGTGGTCGGCAGCGCCGCACTGAAGCGGCCCGAATGGTTTGCGGCGATGTGTGACGCGCATCCCGGACGCTTGGCCGCCGGCATCGACGCTCGCGAGGGGATGGTCGCCACCGACGGTTGGTTGGAAACCAGCACCACCCCGGCGATCACGCTGGCCCGAGATCTCCGTCAACGCAGCGAGAATATCGCGGCGATCATCTACACCGATATCGCCAAAGACGGAATGCTGCAGGGACCCAATCTAGCGGGCTTGAAAGAGATGGCGGCGGCGACCGATATCCCGCTGGTAGCCAGCGGAGGCGTGACCACGATCGACGACGTGCAAGCTTTGGTCGATGCCCAGATGCCCGCAGCGATCATCGGCCGAGCCCTGTACGAAGGCCACCTGGATCTGCCCGAAGTCCTGGAAGTCGCCGGCGAATCCGTAGACTGA
- a CDS encoding BBP7 family outer membrane beta-barrel protein, producing the protein MSVLKTAIVASSLVIIAALFATNASAQQRKTWGIDPHTSQSKLFRKRGTLQAQAEQQPKTEETSEQADASELVVPTPPPENPSRLHLELLPPLPLQDPAVQPAQFSEPLPTPLHSEPMPLEGMEYDGMQYEGIEYEGMAYGGVEYEYGGEYGPGMPSAEFHGHPGQACDARCRVEQYWGRVDYLYWWFDGAHAPPLVTSSDAGTDRADAGILGLATTSLLLGNETIGDSGSSGGRVEFGRWFPSRGNLGWHVAYMGVGDVEEHATYDSDSIAILARPFYSVEPGVTGPNAELVALPGELEGSASVLHSTSLDGFEFMFRQMLASGPKRRLQVVAGYQTNSLDDDLSIRDFKRVIGGGSGLAIGTTLTENDSFESENQFHGAALGVLASTRNCRWTMDLGMQLAFGTNRGKVSIDGSTTSSVPVAGAANSVETTPGGLLALGTNLGSYEKDSFAVIPQVHLGLGYDWNSRLRLLFGYRFLYWSQVARAAEQIDPSLNLSQLDAAGLSGEPRPRFDMRLTDFWAQGVNAGLEYRF; encoded by the coding sequence ATGTCCGTGTTAAAAACTGCCATCGTTGCTTCGTCGCTGGTCATCATCGCGGCGCTGTTCGCCACCAACGCATCGGCTCAGCAACGCAAGACCTGGGGAATCGATCCTCACACCTCGCAATCTAAATTGTTTCGCAAACGCGGCACGCTGCAGGCTCAGGCCGAACAGCAGCCCAAAACAGAGGAAACATCCGAACAAGCCGATGCGTCGGAGCTGGTCGTGCCCACCCCGCCGCCCGAAAATCCGTCGCGTTTACATTTGGAGCTGCTGCCTCCCTTGCCGCTGCAGGACCCCGCCGTGCAACCGGCGCAGTTCAGCGAACCCTTGCCAACGCCTCTGCATTCTGAACCGATGCCGCTGGAAGGCATGGAATACGACGGCATGCAATATGAGGGCATTGAGTACGAGGGGATGGCATACGGAGGCGTCGAGTATGAGTACGGCGGCGAGTACGGACCGGGAATGCCTTCCGCCGAATTCCATGGGCATCCGGGCCAAGCGTGTGATGCGCGCTGCCGCGTGGAGCAATATTGGGGGCGAGTCGACTATTTGTATTGGTGGTTCGACGGAGCCCATGCGCCGCCGTTGGTCACGTCCAGCGACGCCGGTACGGACCGAGCCGATGCGGGCATTTTGGGGCTAGCCACGACCAGCCTGTTATTGGGCAACGAAACCATCGGCGACTCGGGCAGTTCCGGCGGACGTGTCGAGTTTGGTCGTTGGTTTCCCTCACGCGGCAATTTGGGGTGGCACGTCGCCTACATGGGTGTCGGGGACGTGGAAGAACACGCGACGTACGACAGCGATTCCATCGCGATTTTGGCGCGTCCGTTTTACAGTGTCGAACCCGGCGTGACCGGTCCCAACGCCGAACTGGTGGCTTTGCCGGGAGAGCTGGAAGGCAGCGCTTCGGTATTGCATTCAACTTCGCTGGACGGCTTTGAATTTATGTTTCGCCAGATGTTGGCCAGCGGTCCCAAACGCCGCTTGCAAGTCGTGGCCGGTTATCAAACCAACAGTCTGGACGACGATCTGTCGATTCGAGATTTTAAACGCGTGATCGGTGGTGGCAGCGGTTTGGCGATCGGTACCACGTTGACCGAAAACGATTCGTTTGAATCTGAAAACCAATTTCATGGGGCGGCGTTGGGCGTCTTGGCGTCGACGCGCAATTGTCGCTGGACGATGGATCTGGGAATGCAGTTGGCGTTCGGAACCAATCGCGGCAAAGTTTCGATCGACGGTTCGACGACTTCCAGCGTGCCGGTGGCCGGTGCCGCCAACAGCGTGGAGACGACGCCGGGAGGTTTGTTGGCGTTGGGAACCAATCTGGGCAGCTATGAGAAGGACAGCTTTGCCGTAATCCCTCAGGTGCACCTGGGGTTGGGATACGACTGGAACTCGCGGCTGCGGCTATTGTTTGGCTATCGCTTTTTGTACTGGAGCCAAGTCGCACGAGCGGCCGAGCAGATCGATCCCAGCTTGAACCTCAGTCAGCTCGATGCGGCGGGGCTCAGCGGAGAGCCGCGACCGCGGTTCGACATGCGGTTGACCGACTTCTGGGCTCAAGGCGTCAACGCCGGCCTGGAATATCGGTTTTAG
- a CDS encoding M48 family metalloprotease, whose product MPLYWFLLVVVSLGCGSVPGHEVPASRSLVATMGVLLAWGLLAKVAALITTKQLDDEPAEARTLVRIYERQITILRWAGIVAAAMCLVGFGLAGVIDSLSICQQSMAVRAVLMICPGFLISLLVWWADHQFGVAHQLVESGWRVACREAWASFRLQGAWLVIPLIVLMGLIDLLLWIPGFPLAASGATVAVIALLTVPLGMPWLARRIWKTSDLRGSQYEWLHELTAATGMPALAIRRWDTGYKSCNALVAGFVPGCRVMLLTDRLLQQVPAPQLAMIALHEIAHLRRWHVPMRMAAVLPAWGVVWLVQISLGQFVWAEPLGIASAIAISLAVLHWVSYRTELDADATACWLAVQASATVEGLPTDLPEATRLMAAALDAVTADSPPSRRGTWLHPSVPARQQSLAAC is encoded by the coding sequence ATGCCGTTGTATTGGTTTTTGTTGGTCGTCGTGTCGCTGGGCTGTGGCTCGGTGCCGGGCCACGAAGTTCCCGCTTCGCGCTCGCTGGTCGCTACCATGGGAGTGCTGCTGGCTTGGGGATTGCTGGCCAAAGTGGCGGCGTTGATCACCACCAAACAATTGGACGATGAACCGGCTGAAGCGCGTACCTTGGTGCGGATTTACGAGCGGCAGATCACGATCTTGCGATGGGCTGGGATCGTGGCCGCGGCGATGTGTTTGGTGGGATTCGGGCTGGCCGGCGTGATCGATTCGCTGTCGATCTGTCAGCAATCGATGGCGGTCCGCGCGGTGCTGATGATCTGTCCGGGATTCTTGATCAGCCTGTTGGTTTGGTGGGCCGATCACCAGTTCGGCGTCGCGCATCAACTGGTCGAAAGCGGCTGGCGAGTGGCTTGTCGCGAAGCTTGGGCCAGCTTCCGGCTGCAGGGGGCATGGTTGGTGATTCCCTTGATCGTGCTGATGGGCTTGATCGATTTGTTGTTGTGGATCCCGGGTTTTCCCTTGGCCGCCAGCGGGGCCACGGTGGCGGTGATCGCGCTCTTGACCGTGCCCTTGGGGATGCCCTGGCTGGCGCGGCGGATTTGGAAAACCAGCGACCTGCGGGGCAGCCAATACGAATGGCTGCATGAGCTGACCGCCGCGACGGGCATGCCCGCGCTGGCCATTCGCCGCTGGGACACAGGGTACAAGTCCTGCAATGCCCTGGTGGCCGGGTTTGTACCGGGCTGCCGGGTGATGTTGCTGACCGATCGTTTGCTGCAGCAAGTACCGGCTCCGCAACTGGCTATGATCGCGTTGCATGAAATTGCCCATCTGCGTCGTTGGCATGTGCCAATGCGGATGGCGGCCGTGCTGCCGGCTTGGGGCGTGGTGTGGTTGGTGCAAATCAGCTTGGGTCAGTTCGTCTGGGCGGAACCGTTGGGGATTGCCAGTGCCATCGCCATCTCGTTGGCGGTGCTGCACTGGGTTTCGTACCGCACCGAGTTGGACGCCGACGCCACCGCTTGCTGGTTGGCCGTGCAAGCTTCGGCGACCGTTGAAGGTCTGCCGACCGATCTTCCCGAGGCGACTCGGCTTATGGCTGCGGCTTTGGATGCCGTCACCGCCGACAGCCCACCGTCGCGACGTGGCACCTGGCTGCATCCCAGCGTGCCGGCGCGACAACAGTCGCTGGCGGCCTGTTAA
- a CDS encoding contact-dependent growth inhibition system immunity protein, with protein sequence MTLDELDPPAWRVADSDAGLIATCHRLRRKPLDAFTTEDLRVMIGQRIAIHILLPIAIDHIEADPLASGDCYAGDLFVACANACRNNDYTPGIRDSIARIALAILKSQTNDTVVVESAKLMLQDNGG encoded by the coding sequence ATGACGCTCGACGAACTCGATCCTCCTGCGTGGCGCGTGGCAGACTCCGACGCCGGTCTGATCGCTACGTGTCATCGCCTGCGGCGCAAGCCGCTTGATGCTTTCACCACCGAAGACCTTCGTGTGATGATCGGCCAGCGGATCGCGATACACATTTTGTTACCTATAGCGATCGATCACATCGAGGCTGATCCGCTCGCCTCAGGCGACTGCTACGCCGGCGACCTGTTCGTTGCTTGTGCAAACGCGTGCCGCAACAATGACTACACGCCCGGAATTCGCGATTCTATCGCACGGATTGCACTTGCTATACTGAAATCACAAACGAATGACACGGTAGTGGTGGAATCCGCGAAATTGATGCTCCAAGACAACGGCGGGTAA
- a CDS encoding BON domain-containing protein: MRPQEDILARVDSALKTHPHLRRVLVKSQQQQDRVVLSGNVSTFFQKQMAQEALRNIPGVQEIDNQLSVDYS, from the coding sequence ATGCGACCTCAAGAAGACATCCTCGCTCGTGTCGACAGCGCCCTGAAAACTCACCCACACCTGCGACGCGTATTGGTGAAAAGTCAGCAACAACAAGACCGCGTGGTACTGAGCGGCAACGTCAGTACGTTCTTTCAGAAACAGATGGCGCAGGAGGCGTTGCGGAACATTCCGGGGGTCCAAGAGATCGACAACCAGCTGAGCGTCGACTACAGCTGA
- a CDS encoding HEAT repeat domain-containing protein, protein MTRTPWTLEQLIATLATGVALPGEPSGERPWPTYLDDEYRRITAADGLSRDFSDNPLSIVALSAYAESGDVPEVRCRCLALLGALGSVDSLVDKLIDDPEPDIRCYALEYLLVNHPDRFHEIETCFAADLDSEINEILSCFRRGDPIPLYYYDMPLRDQ, encoded by the coding sequence ATGACTCGAACCCCTTGGACTCTGGAGCAACTCATCGCCACTCTTGCGACTGGAGTCGCTTTGCCCGGCGAACCTAGTGGAGAGCGGCCTTGGCCAACGTATCTTGACGACGAATATCGGCGCATTACAGCCGCCGACGGGCTGTCGCGGGACTTCTCAGACAATCCTCTGTCGATCGTTGCGCTGTCGGCCTACGCTGAGTCCGGCGATGTGCCGGAAGTCCGGTGCCGTTGCCTAGCTTTGCTTGGAGCGCTGGGCTCAGTTGACTCATTAGTCGACAAGCTGATTGACGACCCAGAACCGGACATTCGTTGTTACGCACTGGAGTATCTTCTGGTCAATCATCCTGATCGTTTCCATGAAATCGAGACTTGTTTCGCGGCTGATCTCGACTCGGAGATTAACGAAATTTTGTCTTGTTTTCGCCGTGGCGATCCAATTCCATTGTACTATTATGACATGCCACTTCGAGATCAATGA
- a CDS encoding MSCRAMM family protein has translation MPLRPMPSSRRRFGRFEPLESRRLLATLGVDIRFLADDAGSPGAELQSAVLREEAFWVEVRVQDIRTDLTDPAGVIALPLNLSWDPNLFQFAGADTTPAAGIDPLPLANELVTDQFPLQRAVASFDADAAAFDPNANAGELLDFFNLRGVRGGALPNSGQGDAIGLNTAETFSRLQFVALANANDAPFTVNLDGSMSFADAAPLDEVAALGNATDVTALANTVAATLPIAGGQISGSKFDDTNGDGVRDTGEPGLADVTIQLTPLDPTGTVQQVTTDADGNYLFADLPAGSYTVAEVVPTGSTITLPTDNQYDVVLEQDSSAADGLDFGNFSTVTLSGLKFEDLDGDGVQDADEAGLAGVTIRLNTNSDDDSSNDRTAVTDANGEYTFSDVGPGTHTLSEVIPANYQPTTPLEGSYVVTVSSGQDRDDLDFGNQPIEAGSTLAGVVYNDVDRDGIFDANEYGLVGWTVELFAGTDTTALQSTTTDAAGNYRFDNLPAGTYRVVETQMPAFVDASITLGSVLPSGQTRGTTNGFNSFEDITLGGQESAIDYNFGEVLAAVTKRMFLSSTNVRQELCANSSLSCQSILGTAGDDEILVEHLTDNRMRVTVNDAAPVELSADAAAVVLVEGLGGQDTVSVIGNQSDEDFTAAPSQVTLTAADQRLGVFGGEQITVDGGGGSDTGVLNDSDGADQLTASGDSLQLTTPDDQRVEMIDIDTIAAISAIDDAEDQADIDAIDFVLRLTGDWT, from the coding sequence GTGCCGCTTCGCCCCATGCCTTCCAGCCGCCGTCGCTTCGGACGTTTCGAACCGCTGGAAAGCCGCCGCTTGCTGGCCACCCTGGGAGTCGACATCCGCTTCCTGGCCGACGATGCGGGAAGCCCGGGCGCGGAGCTGCAGTCGGCGGTGCTGCGTGAAGAAGCGTTTTGGGTGGAAGTCCGCGTGCAGGACATTCGCACCGACCTGACGGACCCCGCGGGCGTGATCGCTCTGCCGCTGAATCTGTCCTGGGATCCCAATCTGTTTCAATTCGCCGGCGCCGACACCACACCCGCTGCGGGCATCGATCCGCTGCCGCTGGCCAACGAATTGGTCACCGATCAGTTCCCGCTGCAGCGTGCCGTGGCCTCCTTCGATGCCGACGCGGCGGCTTTTGATCCCAACGCCAATGCCGGCGAGCTGCTGGATTTTTTTAATCTGCGTGGCGTCCGCGGCGGGGCACTACCCAACTCCGGCCAAGGCGACGCCATCGGCCTGAACACCGCCGAGACGTTCAGCCGGTTGCAATTTGTGGCCCTCGCCAACGCCAACGACGCTCCCTTTACCGTCAACCTAGACGGTTCGATGTCGTTCGCCGACGCTGCGCCGCTGGACGAAGTCGCCGCCCTGGGCAACGCCACCGACGTCACCGCCTTGGCTAATACCGTGGCCGCCACACTGCCGATCGCCGGCGGCCAAATCAGCGGCTCCAAGTTCGATGACACCAACGGCGACGGCGTCCGCGACACCGGTGAACCGGGCTTGGCCGATGTCACAATCCAGCTGACCCCGTTAGATCCCACGGGCACCGTGCAACAAGTCACCACCGATGCCGACGGTAACTATTTGTTTGCCGACCTGCCCGCCGGCAGCTATACGGTCGCGGAAGTCGTCCCCACGGGCTCCACGATCACGCTGCCCACCGACAATCAATACGACGTCGTTTTGGAACAAGACAGCTCCGCGGCCGACGGACTGGACTTCGGCAATTTTTCAACGGTAACCCTGAGCGGATTGAAGTTCGAAGACCTCGACGGCGACGGCGTCCAGGATGCTGACGAAGCGGGACTCGCCGGCGTCACCATTCGCTTGAACACCAACAGCGACGACGACTCCAGCAACGACCGCACGGCCGTCACCGATGCGAACGGCGAGTACACATTTAGCGATGTCGGCCCGGGCACACACACGTTGTCCGAAGTCATCCCAGCCAATTATCAACCCACCACTCCACTGGAAGGAAGCTACGTGGTGACCGTGTCCAGCGGACAGGATCGTGACGATCTGGATTTTGGTAACCAGCCCATCGAAGCCGGCAGCACTCTGGCGGGAGTCGTCTACAACGACGTCGACCGCGATGGCATTTTCGACGCCAACGAATACGGACTGGTGGGGTGGACAGTGGAGCTGTTCGCGGGCACCGACACGACGGCCCTGCAGAGCACCACCACCGACGCGGCCGGCAACTACCGCTTCGATAATCTGCCGGCCGGCACCTATCGTGTCGTGGAAACTCAGATGCCTGCGTTTGTCGACGCCTCCATCACTCTGGGCAGCGTGCTGCCGAGCGGCCAGACGCGAGGCACGACCAACGGCTTTAACAGCTTCGAAGACATCACGCTCGGCGGACAGGAATCCGCCATCGACTACAACTTTGGCGAAGTTTTAGCAGCGGTCACCAAACGCATGTTTCTGTCCTCGACCAACGTCCGGCAAGAGCTGTGTGCGAATTCCTCGCTCTCCTGTCAGTCGATTCTGGGAACCGCAGGCGATGACGAAATCCTCGTCGAACATCTGACCGACAACCGCATGCGGGTCACCGTCAACGACGCGGCCCCGGTCGAACTGTCCGCCGACGCCGCCGCCGTGGTGTTGGTCGAAGGACTCGGTGGCCAGGACACGGTTTCGGTGATCGGCAATCAGTCGGACGAGGATTTCACTGCCGCGCCCAGCCAGGTTACGCTGACGGCCGCCGACCAACGTCTGGGCGTTTTCGGTGGCGAGCAGATCACGGTCGACGGCGGCGGAGGCAGCGACACCGGCGTGCTGAACGATTCCGACGGCGCCGATCAACTAACCGCCAGCGGCGATTCGCTCCAGCTAACCACGCCGGACGACCAACGAGTGGAAATGATCGACATCGATACAATCGCGGCGATCTCAGCCATCGACGACGCTGAAGATCAAGCCGACATCGATGCCATCGATTTCGTGCTCCGGCTAACCGGCGACTGGACTTAA
- a CDS encoding IS110 family RNA-guided transposase, which produces MLYLGIDQHAKQLTISLRNDTGDIVLKRQVSTEPKRCAEFFAKLRDKAGDEGFIAILEVCGFNDWLLKFLPTVGCTQTILIQPTKKLKVKTDKRDAHALSELLWVNQHRLRVGEPVRGVRQVILPSKHHAESQRITLLRKDAGRMRTRATNRIKNILRKHNLQWQMPTKTFPSVRAVAWLKTVELPPCERAEMDWHLDELERWTTRMNDLEVQIIERSKDDPVVTRLRTIPGCAHYSALSLVCRVGDPHRFPKGKSLAHYWGLTPGVNDSGEGTGRRGRITKAGSTMARWVLAQITLHCLRRDPVLKAWYKPIRNRRGSKIARVAVMRKLAVIIRNMMVHEQTYSECRDAMLARRKRQVAIHKQTA; this is translated from the coding sequence ATGTTGTACCTCGGAATCGACCAGCACGCAAAGCAACTCACCATTTCTCTTCGCAACGATACCGGCGACATCGTTCTCAAGCGGCAGGTATCCACCGAGCCCAAGCGATGCGCAGAATTCTTTGCCAAGCTGCGAGACAAGGCTGGCGACGAAGGCTTCATCGCCATCCTCGAAGTCTGCGGCTTCAACGATTGGCTCCTCAAGTTCCTACCCACCGTTGGCTGCACTCAAACCATCCTCATCCAGCCCACGAAAAAGCTAAAGGTCAAAACAGACAAACGGGATGCCCACGCGCTCTCAGAGCTACTTTGGGTCAACCAACATCGCCTGCGAGTTGGAGAGCCCGTTCGTGGTGTCCGTCAGGTCATCTTGCCATCCAAACACCATGCCGAAAGTCAACGGATCACGCTATTGCGCAAAGACGCTGGACGAATGCGAACGCGAGCAACCAACCGCATCAAGAACATCCTTCGCAAGCACAACCTCCAGTGGCAGATGCCGACCAAGACGTTCCCTAGCGTCCGTGCGGTCGCCTGGCTGAAGACTGTCGAGCTACCGCCCTGCGAACGCGCCGAGATGGACTGGCACCTCGATGAACTGGAGCGATGGACAACGCGAATGAATGACCTCGAAGTCCAAATCATCGAACGGTCAAAAGACGATCCCGTGGTCACACGCCTCCGCACGATACCCGGCTGTGCACACTATAGTGCGTTGTCTCTGGTGTGCCGGGTCGGCGATCCCCATCGGTTCCCCAAGGGCAAGAGCTTAGCTCACTACTGGGGCCTGACACCGGGCGTCAACGACAGCGGCGAAGGTACGGGACGACGTGGACGCATCACTAAAGCCGGAAGCACGATGGCACGTTGGGTGTTGGCCCAAATTACGCTGCACTGCCTGCGACGCGATCCAGTGCTGAAGGCTTGGTACAAACCAATCCGCAACCGCCGCGGCAGCAAGATCGCACGTGTCGCGGTGATGCGAAAACTGGCGGTGATCATACGCAACATGATGGTCCACGAGCAGACTTACTCCGAGTGCCGCGATGCCATGTTGGCTCGGCGAAAACGCCAAGTTGCGATCCACAAACAAACAGCCTAG